Proteins encoded in a region of the Streptomyces sp. NBC_00258 genome:
- the alr gene encoding alanine racemase, whose protein sequence is MTETAPARARAEIDLAALRANVRALRAQAPTAALMAVVKSDAYGHGALPCARAALEAGATWLGTATPEEALALRAAGLPGRIMCWLWTPGGPWRAAVEADLDLGISGVWALREAVEAARVSGRAARVQLKADTGLGRNGCQPADWPELVAEALRAEAEGLVRVTGLWSHFACADEPGHPSVQAQLSSFREMLAYAEGQGVRPEVRHIANSPATLTLPESHFDLVRTGIAVYGVSPSPELGTPADLGLRPVMTLSASLALVKHVPAGHGVSYGHHYVTAGDTTLGLVPVGYADGIPRHASGTGPVLVAGKWRTVAGRVAMDQFAVDLGGDEPPVGERVVLFGPGDHGEPTAEDWAQAVGTIAYEIVTRIGTRVPRVYVNTEQAG, encoded by the coding sequence ATGACTGAAACTGCACCCGCGCGGGCCCGCGCCGAGATCGACCTGGCCGCACTGCGGGCCAATGTGCGGGCTCTGCGTGCCCAGGCGCCGACCGCCGCCCTCATGGCGGTGGTCAAGTCCGACGCGTACGGACACGGCGCGCTCCCGTGCGCCCGCGCGGCCCTGGAGGCGGGCGCGACCTGGCTGGGCACGGCCACGCCCGAGGAGGCCCTGGCGCTGCGCGCGGCCGGACTGCCGGGCCGGATCATGTGCTGGCTGTGGACCCCGGGCGGGCCCTGGCGGGCGGCCGTCGAGGCCGATCTGGACCTGGGGATCAGCGGGGTGTGGGCGCTGCGGGAGGCCGTGGAGGCCGCGCGTGTGTCCGGTCGAGCCGCTCGCGTCCAGCTGAAGGCCGACACGGGGCTCGGGCGGAACGGGTGCCAGCCCGCCGACTGGCCCGAGCTCGTGGCCGAAGCCCTGCGCGCCGAGGCCGAGGGGCTCGTCCGGGTCACCGGTCTGTGGTCCCACTTCGCCTGCGCCGACGAGCCCGGTCATCCCTCCGTCCAGGCCCAGCTCAGCAGCTTCCGCGAGATGCTGGCCTACGCGGAGGGGCAGGGCGTCCGCCCCGAGGTCCGGCACATCGCCAACTCGCCCGCCACGCTCACGCTCCCCGAGAGCCACTTCGACCTCGTACGGACCGGGATCGCGGTGTACGGCGTCTCGCCCAGTCCCGAGCTGGGCACCCCGGCCGACCTCGGGCTGCGCCCGGTGATGACCCTGTCGGCGTCGCTGGCGCTGGTGAAGCACGTACCGGCCGGGCACGGTGTCAGTTACGGACACCACTACGTCACGGCGGGCGACACGACCCTCGGCCTGGTGCCCGTCGGGTACGCGGACGGCATCCCGCGCCACGCCTCCGGCACCGGACCCGTCCTGGTCGCCGGCAAGTGGCGGACGGTCGCGGGACGGGTCGCGATGGACCAGTTCGCGGTCGACCTCGGCGGGGACGAGCCACCGGTCGGCGAGCGAGTGGTCCTCTTCGGCCCCGGCGACCACGGCGAGCCCACCGCCGAGGACTGGGCCCAGGCGGTCGGCACGATCGCCTACGAAATCGTCACCCGGATCGGAACCCGGGTGCCGCGCGTTTACGTGAATACCGAACAAGCGGGGTAA
- a CDS encoding alpha/beta fold hydrolase, with protein MSESSAEAAVEAATAAASAVSAAGGANWRRAGIAGAAIGVVAAGAAAGVAIERLTVGRGMRRKARLALDSAGPYGSLRGMPGKAVADDGTELYYEVDEVEPDSTLAPRRRRLFGRKSPAPVTVVFSHGYCLSQDSWHFQRAALRGVVRTVHWDQRSHGRSARGVAQVQDDMPVTIDQLGRDLKAVIDAAAPEGPLVLVGHSMGGMTVMALADQYPSLIRERVVGVAFVGTSSGKLGEVNFGLPVAGVNAVRRVLPGVLKALGQQAALVERGRRATADLFAGIIKRYSFASRDVDPAVARFAERLIEGTPIDVVAEFYPAFTDHDKTEALAHFAEMPVLVLAGVKDLVTPSEHSEAIADLLPDAELVLVPDAGHLVMLEHPEVVIDRLADLLTRAGAVPAGATVGGYGSTSSTAQPG; from the coding sequence GTGAGCGAGAGCAGTGCGGAGGCCGCCGTGGAAGCGGCCACGGCCGCAGCCTCGGCCGTCTCCGCAGCGGGGGGCGCGAACTGGCGCAGGGCCGGGATCGCCGGCGCCGCGATAGGCGTGGTCGCCGCGGGCGCCGCCGCCGGAGTCGCCATAGAGCGGCTCACGGTCGGCCGGGGCATGCGCAGGAAGGCGCGGCTAGCCCTCGACTCGGCCGGTCCGTACGGATCGTTGCGCGGCATGCCCGGCAAGGCCGTCGCGGACGACGGCACGGAGCTGTACTACGAGGTCGACGAGGTGGAGCCCGACTCCACCCTCGCCCCGCGCCGCCGTCGGCTCTTCGGCCGCAAGTCCCCGGCTCCCGTCACGGTCGTCTTCAGCCACGGCTACTGCCTCAGCCAGGACTCCTGGCACTTCCAGCGGGCCGCGCTGCGCGGCGTCGTGCGGACCGTCCACTGGGACCAGCGCAGCCACGGCCGCTCCGCGCGGGGCGTGGCCCAGGTCCAGGACGACATGCCAGTCACCATCGACCAGCTCGGCCGCGACCTGAAGGCCGTCATCGACGCGGCCGCGCCCGAGGGACCGCTCGTGCTCGTCGGCCACTCGATGGGCGGTATGACGGTGATGGCCCTGGCCGACCAGTACCCCTCCCTGATCCGCGAGCGGGTCGTCGGCGTCGCCTTCGTCGGTACGTCCTCGGGGAAGCTCGGCGAGGTCAACTTCGGGCTGCCCGTCGCCGGCGTCAACGCGGTGCGGCGGGTGCTGCCCGGAGTGCTGAAGGCCCTGGGGCAGCAGGCCGCGCTGGTGGAGCGCGGGCGGCGGGCCACGGCCGACCTGTTCGCCGGGATCATCAAGCGGTACTCGTTCGCGTCCAGGGACGTCGACCCGGCGGTCGCGCGGTTCGCGGAGCGGCTGATCGAGGGCACGCCCATCGACGTGGTCGCGGAGTTCTACCCGGCCTTCACCGACCACGACAAGACGGAGGCGCTCGCGCACTTCGCCGAGATGCCCGTGCTCGTGCTGGCCGGGGTCAAGGATCTCGTCACGCCGAGCGAGCACAGCGAGGCCATCGCCGACCTGCTGCCGGACGCCGAGCTGGTGCTCGTGCCGGACGCCGGGCACCTGGTGATGCTGGAGCACCCCGAGGTCGTCATAGACCGGCTGGCCGACCTCCTCACACGCGCCGGAGCCGTCCCGGCAGGGGCTACCGTGGGTGGTTATGGAAGCACCAGCAGCACCGCGCAACCCGGCTGA
- a CDS encoding L,D-transpeptidase family protein, which produces MVRQRTVAVLVAVITALSVPGAVAEPPPAPGASGVPAPLSELVPGVPPGPSQPWQLDTPDQALAPKVYTPSADEDAIEPRDAAAESDELIEYVPLSDAVARQSGVVACSRQTGPYQRQVEGWLRLRVDGRQSANDCLAIRAFQVRHGIRPDSGFAGPVTWARMQLLSAAKNPNAAGKCPVRAYRVACVDLTRQLTWVQKGTKVLFGPVPIRSGKAGYRTRGGWHRVYWKHKNHWSTLYNTPMPYSQFFSGGQAFHGIYGSVYNPPGSMGCVNMRIADARTLWGVLYKGDSVYVWGRRPGT; this is translated from the coding sequence ATGGTCCGTCAGAGAACCGTTGCCGTGTTGGTCGCCGTCATCACGGCGCTGTCCGTGCCGGGGGCCGTCGCGGAGCCTCCGCCCGCCCCCGGCGCCTCCGGGGTTCCCGCGCCGCTGAGTGAGCTGGTGCCCGGGGTACCCCCTGGGCCGTCCCAGCCTTGGCAGTTGGACACTCCCGACCAGGCGCTGGCCCCGAAGGTCTACACGCCGAGCGCCGACGAGGACGCCATCGAGCCGCGCGACGCCGCCGCTGAGAGCGACGAGCTGATCGAGTACGTACCGCTGAGCGACGCGGTGGCGCGGCAGTCCGGGGTCGTGGCGTGCAGCAGGCAGACCGGGCCGTACCAGCGGCAGGTCGAGGGGTGGCTGCGGCTCAGGGTGGACGGGAGGCAGTCGGCGAACGACTGCCTGGCCATCCGGGCCTTTCAGGTCAGGCACGGGATCCGGCCCGACAGCGGCTTCGCCGGGCCCGTGACCTGGGCGCGGATGCAGCTCCTGTCGGCCGCGAAGAACCCGAACGCCGCCGGGAAGTGTCCCGTACGGGCCTACCGGGTCGCCTGTGTCGACCTCACCCGGCAGCTGACCTGGGTGCAGAAGGGGACGAAGGTGCTGTTCGGGCCCGTGCCGATCCGCAGCGGCAAGGCCGGTTACCGGACCAGGGGCGGCTGGCACCGCGTCTACTGGAAGCACAAGAACCACTGGTCGACGCTCTACAACACCCCCATGCCGTACAGCCAGTTCTTCAGCGGCGGCCAGGCCTTCCACGGCATCTACGGCAGCGTCTACAACCCGCCCGGCTCGATGGGCTGCGTGAACATGCGGATCGCCGACGCCCGCACCCTGTGGGGCGTGCTCTACAAGGGCGACAGCGTGTACGTGTGGGGCCGCAGGCCCGGTACCTGA
- the tsaD gene encoding tRNA (adenosine(37)-N6)-threonylcarbamoyltransferase complex transferase subunit TsaD, with protein sequence MTDEPLVLGIETSCDETGVGIVRGTTLLADAIASSVDEHARFGGVVPEVASRAHLEAMVPTIERALKEAGVGAKDLDGIAVTAGPGLAGALLVGVSAAKAYAYALGKPLYGVNHLASHICVDQLEHGALPEPTMALLVSGGHSSLLLSSDITSDVRPMGATIDDAAGEAFDKIARVLNLGFPGGPVIDRYAKEGDPGAIAFPRGLTGPRDPAYDFSFSGLKTAVARWIEAKRAAGEDVPVRDVAASFQEAVVDVLTRKAVRACRDEGVDHLMIGGGVAANSRLRVLAQERCEAAGIRLRVPRPKLCTDNGAMVAALGAEMVARGRAASDWDLSADSSLPVTDTHVPGHSHAHDHDHVHEVSKGNLYS encoded by the coding sequence ATGACTGACGAACCGCTCGTCCTCGGCATCGAGACCTCCTGCGACGAGACCGGCGTCGGCATCGTCCGCGGCACGACCCTCCTCGCGGACGCGATCGCGTCCAGCGTCGACGAGCACGCGCGCTTCGGGGGTGTCGTGCCCGAAGTCGCGTCCCGCGCGCACCTGGAGGCGATGGTCCCCACCATCGAGCGGGCGCTGAAGGAGGCGGGCGTCGGCGCGAAGGACCTGGACGGGATCGCCGTCACCGCCGGCCCCGGGCTCGCGGGCGCGCTGCTCGTCGGGGTGTCGGCGGCGAAGGCGTACGCGTACGCGCTGGGCAAGCCGCTGTACGGGGTCAATCACCTCGCCTCGCACATCTGCGTGGACCAGTTGGAGCACGGCGCGCTGCCGGAGCCGACGATGGCGCTGCTCGTCTCCGGCGGGCACTCCTCGCTGCTGCTCTCCTCGGACATCACGAGTGACGTACGGCCGATGGGCGCGACCATCGACGACGCGGCCGGTGAGGCCTTCGACAAGATCGCGCGGGTTTTGAACCTCGGGTTTCCCGGCGGGCCGGTCATCGACCGGTACGCGAAGGAGGGGGACCCGGGTGCCATTGCCTTCCCGCGTGGGCTCACCGGGCCGCGGGACCCCGCGTACGACTTCTCGTTCTCCGGGCTGAAGACCGCCGTGGCGCGGTGGATCGAGGCCAAGCGGGCGGCTGGGGAGGACGTGCCGGTGCGGGATGTGGCCGCGTCCTTCCAGGAGGCCGTCGTCGATGTGCTGACGCGCAAGGCCGTACGGGCCTGTCGTGACGAGGGTGTCGACCACCTGATGATCGGTGGGGGAGTCGCCGCGAACTCGCGGCTGCGGGTGCTTGCGCAGGAGCGGTGCGAGGCCGCGGGGATTCGGCTGCGGGTGCCGCGGCCGAAGTTGTGTACGGACAACGGGGCGATGGTTGCCGCGCTGGGTGCGGAGATGGTTGCCCGGGGGCGGGCGGCCTCCGACTGGGATCTGTCCGCGGATTCGTCGTTGCCGGTGACCGACACGCATGTGCCGGGGCACTCTCATGCACACGATCATGACCATGTGCATGAGGTCAGCAAGGGCAATCTGTACTCATGA
- the tsaB gene encoding tRNA (adenosine(37)-N6)-threonylcarbamoyltransferase complex dimerization subunit type 1 TsaB produces MLLLALDTATPAVTVALHDGTSVIAASSQVDARRHGELLLPAVDRVLAEAGLRLDAVTGIVVGVGPGPYTGLRVGLMTADTFGLALGIPVHGLCTLDGLAYAADGSIADGPFVVATDARRKEVYWARYADSRTRVTEPAVDRPGDLDIGGLPAVGAGALLYPDTFPDARAPEHVSAAALASLAAERLAAGEELEAPRPLYLRRPDAQVPKNYKVVTPK; encoded by the coding sequence GTGCTCTTGCTCGCTCTGGATACCGCCACTCCCGCCGTCACCGTCGCGCTGCACGACGGGACGTCCGTCATCGCCGCCTCCAGCCAGGTGGACGCGCGCCGGCACGGGGAGTTGCTCCTGCCGGCCGTCGACCGGGTGCTCGCCGAGGCCGGGCTGCGGCTCGACGCCGTCACCGGCATCGTCGTAGGCGTCGGCCCCGGCCCGTACACCGGCCTGCGCGTCGGTCTGATGACCGCCGACACCTTCGGGCTCGCGCTCGGCATCCCCGTACACGGACTGTGCACGCTCGACGGTCTCGCGTACGCGGCCGACGGCTCCATCGCAGACGGACCCTTCGTCGTGGCGACCGACGCCCGGCGCAAAGAGGTCTACTGGGCGCGGTACGCCGACTCGCGCACCCGGGTCACCGAGCCCGCCGTCGACCGGCCGGGCGACCTGGACATCGGCGGTCTGCCCGCCGTCGGCGCGGGTGCGCTGCTCTACCCCGACACCTTCCCGGACGCGCGCGCACCCGAGCACGTCTCCGCGGCCGCGCTCGCGTCCCTGGCGGCGGAACGGCTGGCCGCGGGCGAGGAACTGGAGGCGCCACGGCCCCTCTATCTGCGCCGGCCGGACGCCCAGGTGCCCAAGAACTACAAGGTGGTCACCCCCAAGTGA
- the tsaE gene encoding tRNA (adenosine(37)-N6)-threonylcarbamoyltransferase complex ATPase subunit type 1 TsaE, translating into MEAPAAPRNPAESSGPSEPSVAGVTTEITVNSPEQMRELGRRLAKLLRAGDLVMLTGELGAGKTTMTRGLGEGLGVRGAVTSPTFVIARVHPPLGDGPPLVHVDAYRLGGGLDEMDDLDLDVSLSDSVVVVEWGEGKVEELTDDRLHVLIHRAVGDTTDEVRHVTLTGVGERWATVGLGVLSA; encoded by the coding sequence ATGGAAGCACCAGCAGCACCGCGCAACCCGGCTGAGTCCTCGGGACCCTCGGAGCCTTCCGTGGCCGGCGTCACCACAGAGATCACCGTCAACTCACCCGAACAGATGCGGGAGTTGGGTCGCAGGCTCGCCAAGCTGTTGCGGGCGGGAGACCTCGTGATGCTCACCGGGGAACTCGGCGCGGGCAAGACGACGATGACCCGCGGGCTCGGCGAGGGCCTTGGAGTGCGGGGTGCGGTCACCTCGCCGACCTTCGTGATCGCGCGCGTGCACCCGCCCCTCGGTGACGGCCCGCCGCTGGTCCACGTGGACGCGTACCGCCTGGGCGGCGGGCTCGACGAGATGGACGACCTCGACCTCGACGTCTCGCTGTCCGACTCCGTGGTCGTCGTGGAGTGGGGCGAGGGCAAGGTCGAGGAGCTGACCGACGACCGGCTGCACGTCCTCATCCACCGGGCCGTCGGCGACACGACCGACGAGGTACGGCACGTCACGCTGACGGGGGTCGGGGAGCGGTGGGCGACGGTCGGGCTCGGCGTGCTCTCCGCCTGA
- a CDS encoding GNAT family N-acetyltransferase has translation MTTAVLREMRWWDIEPVLELEKDLFPEDAWSRGMFWSDLAHARGPGATRRYVVAEIVDETGSASEGASDSKGGARIVGYGGLAAAGDVGDVQTIAVSREHWGTGLGAMILTELLRAATAFECAEVMLECRVDNVRAQKLYERFGFEAIGFRRGYYQPGNVDALVMRLNTAADSGSAAGSTSVQGTEIND, from the coding sequence GTGACGACCGCGGTGCTGCGCGAGATGCGCTGGTGGGACATCGAGCCCGTGCTGGAGCTGGAGAAGGACCTCTTCCCCGAGGACGCCTGGTCACGGGGCATGTTCTGGTCGGACCTGGCCCATGCGCGGGGGCCGGGGGCGACTCGGCGGTACGTCGTGGCCGAGATCGTGGACGAGACCGGCTCCGCGTCCGAGGGCGCGTCGGATTCCAAGGGCGGTGCGCGGATCGTGGGGTACGGCGGGCTCGCCGCCGCCGGGGACGTCGGTGACGTGCAGACCATCGCCGTCTCCCGGGAGCACTGGGGCACCGGCCTCGGCGCGATGATCCTGACCGAGCTGCTGCGGGCCGCGACCGCGTTCGAGTGCGCCGAGGTGATGCTCGAATGCCGCGTCGACAACGTCCGCGCCCAGAAGCTGTACGAGCGCTTCGGCTTCGAGGCGATCGGTTTCCGGCGCGGCTACTACCAGCCGGGGAACGTGGACGCGCTCGTCATGCGACTCAACACAGCAGCTGACAGCGGCTCCGCCGCGGGTTCGACATCCGTACAAGGAACAGAGATCAATGACTGA